A stretch of the Chitinispirillales bacterium ANBcel5 genome encodes the following:
- a CDS encoding periplasmic heavy metal sensor — translation MNSKSTFNSFLLVALLVTMGAGGIQARNRPTKARSPLANLELTSEQKESIREIHKSRKSDRETNVNQMISLRENIKTELLKENPSRETLTRYSAELGELHKVINQRRIGYLLELKEILTEEQFAQIAESKQRPSQFRGHKGQRRRSE, via the coding sequence ATGAACAGTAAGTCGACTTTCAACTCATTTTTGTTGGTGGCTCTACTAGTTACTATGGGCGCCGGCGGTATTCAGGCCCGAAACCGACCAACCAAAGCGCGCTCACCCCTGGCCAACCTTGAGCTGACATCAGAGCAAAAAGAGAGCATCAGGGAGATCCACAAAAGCCGCAAAAGTGATCGTGAAACCAATGTGAACCAAATGATTTCATTGCGTGAAAATATCAAAACCGAACTGTTAAAGGAGAACCCCTCCCGCGAAACTCTCACCCGGTATTCAGCTGAACTGGGGGAGTTGCATAAAGTTATAAACCAAAGGCGAATCGGCTATCTTCTTGAATTAAAAGAGATTCTGACTGAGGAACAGTTTGCTCAAATTGCTGAGTCAAAACAAAGACCGTCACAGTTCAGAGGACATAAAGGCCAGCGAAGAAGATCTGAGTAA
- a CDS encoding sigma-70 family RNA polymerase sigma factor: MNEIEETTLAAAQRGSQKAFRKLYDYYAPLVWRLCYRASNGEKRIAEEIMQDVFIKVHRSLNSFRGNSAFSTWLFRVTYNATMEYHSKITRWNRFNKPLEEDLVGEQRQDTLEAQQQIQLILEPLSSEERFLLTAREVEGLTYDELAVIIGESEGALRTKVSRLKTSIKNRLQKNNGEVVINDTNR, from the coding sequence GTGAACGAAATTGAAGAAACAACACTAGCCGCAGCGCAGCGAGGCAGCCAAAAGGCATTCAGGAAGCTCTATGATTACTATGCTCCCCTGGTGTGGCGACTGTGCTACCGGGCAAGCAATGGTGAGAAGCGTATCGCGGAGGAAATAATGCAGGATGTTTTTATAAAGGTACACCGCTCTTTAAATTCCTTTAGAGGAAACTCTGCTTTTTCCACCTGGCTTTTTAGAGTAACCTACAATGCTACAATGGAATACCATAGCAAAATCACCCGCTGGAACCGTTTCAACAAACCGCTTGAAGAGGATTTGGTGGGAGAACAACGGCAGGATACACTCGAAGCACAACAGCAGATACAGCTGATTCTTGAACCCCTTTCAAGTGAGGAGAGATTTCTGCTCACAGCAAGAGAAGTTGAAGGACTTACCTATGATGAGCTGGCAGTAATCATTGGGGAGAGTGAAGGGGCATTGCGAACAAAAGTATCACGGCTTAAAACGAGTATCAAAAACCGACTCCAAAAAAACAACGGGGAGGTAGTAATCAATGACACCAATCGATGA
- the rpiB gene encoding ribose 5-phosphate isomerase B, whose product MNKDVIGVAGDHAGYEFKEQIKAYLEQKGFSVKDFGACQYDASDDYPVFASDMASAIAKGEYSRGVLFCGTGIGASIAANRHKGVRAALCFTPEMATLSRKHNNSNVVVLGARTLSVDSAKEILDAWLEGDFEGGRHQKRVELLDNLS is encoded by the coding sequence ATGAATAAGGATGTAATAGGTGTTGCGGGTGATCATGCCGGTTATGAATTCAAAGAGCAGATCAAGGCCTATCTTGAACAAAAGGGTTTTTCTGTTAAGGATTTTGGTGCCTGCCAATATGATGCATCAGATGATTATCCGGTTTTCGCCAGTGATATGGCTTCTGCCATCGCTAAGGGTGAATACAGCAGGGGGGTACTTTTCTGTGGTACCGGTATAGGCGCTTCCATTGCTGCCAACCGCCATAAAGGAGTGCGTGCGGCGCTCTGTTTTACCCCCGAGATGGCTACATTAAGCCGTAAACACAACAATTCAAACGTCGTCGTCCTTGGTGCACGTACGTTGTCTGTTGATTCGGCAAAGGAAATTCTCGATGCCTGGCTAGAGGGAGATTTTGAGGGCGGAAGGCATCAAAAACGGGTTGAACTTCTTGATAATTTAAGCTGA
- a CDS encoding dCMP deaminase family protein, giving the protein MSDTLQKETEVKSGRKRADWDEYFMQIAHQVATRSTCDRKHVGAVIVRDKTILSTGYNGSIRQMPHCDDVGHMMENTHCVATVHAEANAIIQAAKNGTAINGADIYVTASPCWNCFKLIANSGIKRIYYHEFYRDEKVITVAKQAGIELINVCQS; this is encoded by the coding sequence ATGAGTGATACATTGCAAAAAGAGACTGAGGTAAAATCAGGAAGAAAACGTGCTGACTGGGATGAGTATTTTATGCAGATTGCTCATCAGGTTGCTACCCGTTCCACCTGTGACAGAAAGCATGTGGGGGCCGTAATAGTGAGAGATAAAACAATTCTTTCGACCGGCTACAATGGAAGTATACGACAGATGCCACACTGTGATGATGTGGGGCACATGATGGAAAATACCCATTGTGTGGCAACTGTTCACGCTGAAGCAAACGCTATAATCCAGGCAGCCAAAAACGGTACGGCAATAAACGGCGCTGACATCTATGTAACAGCTTCTCCCTGTTGGAACTGCTTTAAACTCATCGCAAACAGTGGCATAAAGCGCATCTATTATCATGAGTTTTACAGGGATGAAAAAGTCATCACTGTGGCAAAACAAGCGGGTATAGAACTGATAAACGTTTGCCAGTCATAA
- a CDS encoding DUF72 domain-containing protein: MAEQKSRIKRGKVLLGTSGWTYEHWKERFYPPKLAKTRWFEYFAAHFDTVELNASFYRIPTQKATKSWNARSPQNFRFSIKMSRLITHIKKLQNCENELQWFFSVFEPLQEKISVYLIQLPPNLKFDLQRLDNFLQQLPPHNRYALEFRNPAWYDNQTYQLLRSYDAIFCIHDMEGMKTERVITSSDVYLRFHGHQALYGGDYPDEELERWAGWIASLSREGKGVMGYFNNDLEGYAVKNCTHLKELVAKRL; this comes from the coding sequence ATGGCTGAGCAAAAGAGTAGGATCAAAAGGGGGAAAGTTCTGCTTGGTACTTCCGGGTGGACCTATGAACACTGGAAAGAGCGCTTTTATCCCCCCAAACTTGCCAAAACCAGGTGGTTTGAATATTTTGCCGCTCACTTTGATACTGTAGAGCTTAACGCTTCATTTTATCGCATTCCAACCCAAAAAGCCACTAAGAGCTGGAATGCCCGTTCACCTCAAAACTTTCGTTTTTCCATAAAGATGTCCCGCCTTATCACTCACATCAAAAAACTGCAAAATTGTGAAAATGAGCTGCAATGGTTTTTCTCCGTCTTTGAGCCGCTGCAAGAGAAAATTAGTGTTTATCTGATTCAATTGCCCCCAAATCTAAAATTTGACCTGCAACGTTTAGATAACTTTCTGCAACAGCTTCCACCGCACAACAGGTATGCTCTTGAGTTCAGAAACCCCGCATGGTATGACAATCAAACCTATCAGTTGCTAAGGTCATACGATGCAATCTTTTGTATTCATGATATGGAGGGGATGAAAACAGAACGAGTAATTACCAGTAGTGATGTTTATCTGAGGTTCCATGGACATCAGGCACTCTACGGGGGTGATTATCCGGATGAAGAACTTGAGAGGTGGGCTGGTTGGATCGCTTCTCTTAGCAGAGAGGGCAAGGGGGTGATGGGGTATTTTAACAATGACCTCGAGGGCTATGCGGTGAAAAACTGCACCCACTTAAAAGAGCTGGTAGCAAAAAGATTATAG
- the htpX gene encoding zinc metalloprotease HtpX, whose amino-acid sequence MNSIKTTLLLAALTGLLVVFGNMLGGSQGALIALIFAGVMNFVSYWYSDKIVLKMYRAQEVGPSDVPQLYSVVENLARKNGMPMPKVFVINNDSPNAFATGRSPSHASVAATVGILRLLDQDELEGVMAHELAHVKNRDTLISTVAATVAGAITMIATMVRWSAIFGGGMRGSSNNRGNAIGALALAILAPMAALLIQMAISRSREFAADEAGAKMCGKPLALANALTRLHQGARSMPLRGGNEATAHLFIVNPFKGGMTSLFSTHPSMDDRVRKLRELSRQMA is encoded by the coding sequence ATGAACTCCATTAAAACAACTCTCTTACTTGCTGCCCTTACAGGATTGCTGGTCGTATTCGGCAATATGCTGGGTGGGTCTCAGGGGGCGCTCATTGCTCTGATTTTTGCCGGGGTGATGAATTTTGTCAGCTATTGGTACTCGGATAAAATCGTGCTGAAAATGTATCGTGCTCAAGAAGTAGGTCCCTCTGATGTACCGCAGCTCTATAGTGTAGTTGAGAACCTTGCGCGAAAAAATGGGATGCCGATGCCAAAGGTGTTTGTGATCAATAACGATTCACCCAACGCTTTTGCTACAGGCAGAAGCCCCAGCCATGCATCGGTTGCAGCAACAGTAGGCATACTGCGACTGCTCGATCAGGATGAGCTGGAAGGGGTGATGGCCCACGAGCTGGCCCATGTAAAAAACCGTGATACTCTTATAAGCACAGTAGCCGCGACGGTTGCAGGTGCTATTACTATGATTGCAACAATGGTCAGATGGAGCGCTATTTTTGGTGGCGGTATGCGGGGAAGCAGCAATAACCGGGGCAATGCCATTGGCGCACTGGCTCTGGCGATACTTGCCCCCATGGCAGCACTGTTGATTCAGATGGCGATTTCGCGTTCAAGGGAATTTGCTGCTGATGAAGCGGGAGCCAAAATGTGCGGCAAACCACTTGCACTGGCAAACGCCCTGACACGTTTGCATCAGGGGGCACGTTCAATGCCACTTCGGGGAGGCAATGAAGCAACAGCCCATCTTTTCATCGTAAATCCTTTTAAGGGTGGAATGACTTCTCTTTTCAGCACTCATCCATCAATGGATGACAGAGTGCGCAAGTTGCGAGAGCTGTCACGACAGATGGCCTGA
- a CDS encoding NAD(P)/FAD-dependent oxidoreductase yields the protein MQNSPEKARYDVVIIGAGPAGLNAGMKVSAQKALSVLLVDKKRPWDKPIPCAEGVGKLGLEDALSVDPSWIRLVISKATFSSPDNTSVTYEDKNKGYIIDRAKMQYDLANTLSDRGVECVFGHKVVAAQPPHNGYRKLELENGTSIEAKIVIDASGPVGLLGRQENICWKPYDLEPAYLIHAKGVDVPLDAVQIQTGQNIAPGGYAWTFPRAQGEANIGVVVGNRFRAKVNIRSLLENYINEHYPSAEIVKRFSGTISCGYKRETIALPGFIKAGDAANSINPISRAGISEALISGALAGNCALEMLTEENPKELQKICRRYEKSWFEKRGSRHLKLARVKASLYSVPDGDYNRAAKTLCALSPQEITMSRIFKASLGRFPRLVWALRHLM from the coding sequence ATGCAAAATTCCCCAGAAAAAGCCCGTTATGATGTGGTGATTATTGGTGCCGGCCCTGCAGGACTCAATGCAGGTATGAAGGTAAGTGCGCAAAAGGCTTTATCGGTTCTGCTTGTGGATAAAAAGAGGCCCTGGGATAAACCGATTCCCTGCGCTGAAGGGGTTGGAAAGCTGGGGCTGGAGGATGCTCTCAGTGTGGACCCTTCATGGATACGGCTTGTGATCAGCAAGGCGACCTTTTCTTCACCGGATAATACTTCGGTTACCTATGAAGACAAAAATAAGGGGTATATAATAGATCGCGCAAAGATGCAGTATGATCTTGCAAACACGCTTTCGGATAGGGGAGTGGAGTGCGTTTTTGGGCACAAAGTAGTAGCAGCTCAGCCACCACATAATGGGTACCGAAAGCTGGAGCTGGAAAATGGTACCTCTATTGAAGCTAAAATTGTGATTGATGCTTCAGGGCCGGTTGGTCTCCTGGGGCGGCAGGAGAATATCTGCTGGAAACCCTATGATCTTGAGCCTGCCTACCTGATTCATGCAAAGGGTGTGGATGTGCCTCTGGATGCGGTGCAGATTCAAACAGGGCAAAACATTGCACCCGGTGGTTATGCCTGGACCTTCCCGAGAGCTCAGGGTGAAGCCAATATCGGGGTGGTTGTTGGTAACCGCTTCAGGGCCAAAGTAAATATCCGCTCTCTTCTGGAAAACTACATAAATGAACACTACCCTTCCGCGGAAATCGTAAAACGTTTTTCCGGAACCATATCCTGTGGCTATAAAAGAGAAACCATCGCCTTGCCTGGGTTCATTAAAGCCGGTGATGCCGCAAATTCGATCAACCCGATCTCAAGGGCAGGAATTTCCGAAGCCCTCATTTCGGGAGCCCTGGCAGGTAACTGTGCCCTTGAGATGCTCACAGAAGAAAATCCAAAAGAATTACAGAAGATATGCAGGAGGTATGAAAAAAGCTGGTTTGAGAAAAGGGGAAGTCGCCATCTCAAGCTGGCACGGGTAAAAGCTTCATTGTACTCTGTCCCTGATGGTGATTATAACAGAGCGGCTAAAACTCTATGCGCTTTGTCTCCTCAGGAGATAACCATGTCCAGAATTTTCAAGGCAAGTCTGGGCAGGTTTCCCCGTCTGGTGTGGGCCCTGCGACACCTTATGTAG
- a CDS encoding glycosyltransferase, with protein sequence MSSALIHEWLVTVAGAESVLRSIYKLYPGTIYTLFHDKEALKETLFEKIPVETSLLQKIPFAKKHHRLFVPFYPLAVEQHDLRDHKLIISSSYAVAKGVLNSSDQLHICYCHSPMRYAWDLMYEYLEAEGLDRGAKSVIVRMLMHYLRMWDYTSANRVNEYVTNSHYIAHRIKKCYNRRAKVIYPPVNIDNFKVSDRKDNYFITVSRLVSYKRIDLIIKAFNRLKLPLVIVGDGPSRKKLEKIANGNIEFLGYVPSPQLSDLLSKARAFVFSAEEDFGIVNVEAQASGIPVIAFGRGGALETVVEGKTGLFFRNQTVESLMEKVHEFLATEDSFDPQQIRKNAERFPRSRFETEFKQFVDNAWERFPYKG encoded by the coding sequence ATGTCGAGTGCTTTGATTCATGAATGGTTGGTAACAGTCGCAGGAGCAGAAAGCGTTTTGAGGTCGATATATAAACTGTACCCGGGAACGATCTACACGCTCTTTCATGATAAAGAAGCCTTAAAAGAAACACTGTTTGAAAAAATCCCCGTTGAGACATCACTGCTTCAAAAGATTCCTTTTGCAAAAAAACACCATCGCCTTTTTGTTCCTTTCTATCCCCTGGCAGTAGAGCAGCATGATTTAAGAGACCATAAGCTTATTATATCCTCATCCTATGCAGTGGCTAAGGGGGTGCTTAACTCCTCCGATCAGCTTCATATCTGTTACTGTCACTCACCGATGCGTTATGCATGGGACCTGATGTATGAATACCTTGAAGCGGAAGGGTTGGATAGGGGGGCGAAAAGTGTTATAGTACGTATGTTGATGCATTATCTCAGGATGTGGGATTATACCTCAGCAAACAGGGTCAATGAGTATGTGACCAATTCCCACTACATTGCCCACAGAATCAAAAAGTGTTATAACAGAAGGGCTAAGGTGATCTATCCGCCTGTAAATATCGATAATTTCAAAGTGAGTGATAGAAAAGACAACTACTTTATCACGGTATCGCGCTTAGTTTCCTACAAAAGAATCGATCTGATCATAAAAGCGTTTAACAGGTTAAAACTCCCTCTGGTTATAGTAGGGGATGGTCCTTCACGGAAAAAACTGGAAAAGATAGCTAACGGGAATATAGAATTTTTAGGCTATGTACCTTCGCCACAGCTATCAGATCTACTCAGTAAGGCCAGAGCGTTTGTGTTTTCAGCAGAGGAGGACTTTGGGATAGTGAACGTAGAAGCACAGGCAAGCGGGATCCCGGTTATTGCCTTTGGCCGCGGGGGAGCGCTTGAGACTGTGGTTGAGGGGAAAACGGGACTGTTTTTCAGAAACCAGACGGTAGAGTCACTTATGGAGAAGGTTCATGAGTTTTTGGCCACTGAAGATAGCTTTGACCCTCAGCAGATAAGAAAGAATGCTGAGCGATTTCCCCGATCAAGATTTGAAACAGAGTTTAAGCAGTTTGTGGATAATGCCTGGGAGCGATTCCCCTATAAAGGATAG
- a CDS encoding phosphoribosylaminoimidazolesuccinocarboxamide synthase, whose amino-acid sequence MKKQSLRTFPAKTGKVRDLFELDSKRLLVVASDRISAYDSILPTLIPQKGVILTQISRYWFNLTSTICPNHVIDSTDQQFIWHHDDYPDLKDRLMVVKRAEKLPIEAIVRGYICGSAWKEYQQFGTISGIKLQPGLKEASKLPRPIFSPSTKADTGHDENITFEEMVEIVGQTAAAEVREASLKLYDFAAQKALQAGIIIADSKFEFGYIDGKLCVIDELFTPDSSRFWPADLYREGQSQHSFDKQYVRDYLDSIAWQRTPPAPALPAHVVDETLTKYHEMLNRLQIRI is encoded by the coding sequence ATGAAGAAACAATCTTTGCGCACCTTTCCCGCCAAAACGGGTAAGGTGCGCGATCTTTTTGAACTAGACTCCAAAAGGCTTCTGGTCGTCGCATCAGACAGAATCAGTGCCTACGACTCCATTCTTCCAACACTGATTCCCCAAAAAGGTGTTATTCTAACACAAATCAGCAGGTATTGGTTTAATCTAACCTCAACCATCTGCCCCAACCATGTGATAGATTCAACGGATCAGCAGTTTATTTGGCACCATGATGACTATCCGGATCTCAAAGATCGCTTAATGGTGGTAAAACGAGCCGAAAAACTTCCGATCGAAGCGATTGTCAGGGGTTATATCTGTGGATCAGCCTGGAAAGAATATCAACAATTTGGTACCATTTCCGGCATTAAGCTTCAACCCGGCCTCAAAGAAGCATCAAAACTTCCACGGCCAATCTTTAGCCCCTCCACTAAAGCTGATACCGGTCATGATGAAAACATCACTTTCGAAGAGATGGTAGAAATCGTTGGTCAAACTGCTGCCGCAGAGGTGAGGGAAGCCAGCCTTAAACTCTATGATTTTGCAGCACAAAAAGCTCTTCAGGCGGGGATTATCATCGCAGATTCGAAATTTGAGTTTGGGTATATCGATGGGAAGCTGTGCGTTATTGATGAGTTGTTCACTCCCGACTCCTCCAGATTCTGGCCCGCTGACCTGTACCGTGAAGGACAAAGTCAGCACAGTTTCGACAAACAGTACGTACGGGACTACCTCGATTCCATTGCCTGGCAGAGAACTCCCCCAGCACCAGCGCTTCCTGCTCATGTGGTGGATGAAACATTAACCAAGTACCATGAAATGCTTAACCGCCTGCAGATAAGAATCTGA
- a CDS encoding DUF4914 family protein, translating into MKTINLSKDWHQLNVPKPVVDILENCKSITFPANRDELLELAMGGKGNTTFDVSYDVKGQGKVVEASVAKCKNGLSVNYHETYMRRRDPDCMVVGDEKPSDKVRFEKRFGYKFDPLKEETFAWLKEQDLAVTAFTLGESNYGAIMIAPKNAGFFIGGLADLQGMLDPGEIPENFDVRCVLYIAPPFRHTHFSGKQVVVHNRLDGTHEIFSYNLYPGPSAKKGVYGALLTIGECEKWLTLHASTVQVVTPYDNTTTIMHEGASGSGKSEMLEQAHREEDGRILMGENVTNGEKRYLSLNQTCTLQPVTDDMAMCPHEAQDGKGYIMACDAEQAWFVRLNHIGRYGTDPNLEKITIHPKEPLIFLSIDAVPGSSCLIWDHVEDSPGIPCPNPRVILPRRVVPDSVDGVVEVNIRNFGIRTPPCTKETPSYGVVGFLHILPPALGWLWRLVSPRGHANPSITETDVMTSEGVGSYWPFATGLYVDHANLLLRQIQSAPDVRYTLTPNQHVGAYRVSFNPQWVAREYLARRGMARFKPEQLIASRSSILGYTLQSMQIEGTPIPHDLLRVDEQPEVGTEGFDAGAEILRNFFIKEIEKFNTPKLDKAGRKIIECCMDNGTLADFEKLV; encoded by the coding sequence ATGAAAACAATTAATTTGAGCAAAGATTGGCATCAACTAAACGTACCAAAACCGGTAGTCGATATACTGGAAAACTGTAAAAGTATTACCTTTCCTGCTAATCGGGATGAATTGCTTGAGCTCGCCATGGGAGGTAAAGGAAATACAACATTCGATGTCTCTTATGATGTTAAAGGACAAGGAAAAGTAGTTGAAGCCAGCGTAGCGAAATGTAAAAACGGCCTTTCCGTAAACTACCATGAAACCTATATGCGTCGCCGTGACCCTGACTGTATGGTTGTAGGTGACGAAAAACCCTCTGATAAGGTTCGTTTTGAGAAACGTTTTGGATATAAATTTGATCCCCTCAAAGAAGAAACATTCGCCTGGTTAAAAGAGCAGGATCTCGCTGTTACCGCGTTCACTCTCGGTGAGAGTAATTACGGAGCAATAATGATAGCCCCTAAAAACGCAGGTTTTTTCATTGGAGGATTAGCTGATCTTCAGGGCATGCTCGATCCCGGTGAGATTCCTGAAAATTTTGATGTACGCTGTGTTCTTTATATCGCGCCACCTTTTCGCCATACTCACTTCTCCGGCAAACAGGTTGTGGTCCATAACCGGCTGGATGGCACCCATGAAATCTTCTCCTATAACCTCTATCCGGGACCAAGTGCCAAAAAGGGTGTTTATGGGGCACTGCTCACTATTGGGGAATGCGAAAAATGGCTCACGCTTCACGCCAGCACAGTTCAGGTAGTAACACCATACGACAACACAACCACTATAATGCATGAAGGTGCCAGTGGTAGTGGAAAGAGTGAAATGCTTGAACAAGCTCATCGAGAAGAAGATGGACGTATTTTGATGGGAGAGAATGTCACCAACGGAGAAAAACGATATCTCTCGCTTAATCAAACCTGCACACTGCAACCTGTGACCGATGATATGGCTATGTGTCCCCATGAAGCCCAGGACGGTAAAGGTTATATCATGGCATGTGACGCAGAACAGGCCTGGTTTGTCCGTCTTAACCATATTGGACGTTACGGAACAGATCCTAATCTCGAAAAAATCACTATTCATCCCAAAGAACCTTTGATATTCTTAAGCATAGATGCTGTACCGGGTTCATCATGCCTTATTTGGGACCACGTTGAGGATAGTCCGGGAATACCTTGTCCAAACCCAAGAGTAATTCTGCCCAGACGCGTGGTTCCTGACAGTGTAGATGGGGTTGTAGAGGTTAATATACGCAACTTCGGTATACGTACTCCCCCCTGCACAAAAGAAACTCCATCTTATGGTGTGGTTGGATTTCTTCACATTCTTCCACCTGCGCTTGGATGGCTGTGGAGACTGGTTTCACCCAGAGGTCATGCAAACCCAAGTATCACCGAAACAGACGTGATGACCAGTGAAGGTGTGGGTTCATACTGGCCATTTGCAACCGGATTATATGTCGACCACGCAAACCTTCTTCTACGACAGATCCAGTCTGCACCCGATGTACGCTATACCCTTACTCCAAACCAGCATGTCGGAGCATACCGGGTATCATTTAACCCACAGTGGGTCGCACGGGAGTATCTGGCAAGAAGAGGTATGGCACGCTTTAAGCCTGAACAGCTTATCGCTTCACGCAGCTCTATTTTGGGGTATACTCTGCAGTCTATGCAAATCGAGGGTACACCAATACCACACGATCTCCTCAGAGTAGATGAGCAACCAGAGGTCGGTACTGAAGGTTTCGATGCCGGGGCTGAAATTCTGCGTAACTTTTTCATCAAAGAGATTGAGAAGTTCAATACTCCAAAACTCGATAAAGCAGGACGCAAAATCATCGAATGCTGCATGGATAACGGTACTCTTGCAGACTTTGAAAAACTGGTTTAA